One genomic window of Candidatus Neomarinimicrobiota bacterium includes the following:
- a CDS encoding FlgD immunoglobulin-like domain containing protein, whose translation MQVGITFLTLILLLANPVFPCRMLGVIALPGESLGGLDSLHNFHPYLLEELEELRLQGGSGSWPYNNRDGWAMTSFSTSESAIQVQAVRSEMSAFDDEMYYQQAFTVLSPEMISILMGHLRQSTSGAEGIQNPHPFIFTDSTGQHFSFAHNGDMDKDELRVLVGNDWLEDHPPQTYGEGPWDGDGWDAVVDSELFFFWIMKNIEEWGNIEIGIQQALIILENEAPGEIKNFLFTDGVDLYGYRSSPAADICYFDGSNELEPPWYLELSNHRAIMSTPPPTGDLALIPWIELSNKYLVILKADGSTEVLDVLDLSEIPESDNIPTRSELIKAYPNPFNGSTIIPAQLDHTGDLELAIYNTLGQVVFQTTLFNAQAGSHRLRWKGQDDQGRQVESGTYFFTVSGSQQTSNGKLLLLK comes from the coding sequence ATGCAAGTCGGCATAACTTTTCTAACCCTCATACTGCTCCTGGCAAACCCGGTATTCCCCTGTCGTATGTTGGGAGTAATAGCCCTGCCAGGCGAATCACTGGGTGGGCTGGATTCACTGCATAATTTTCATCCCTATCTACTTGAAGAGCTAGAGGAACTCCGGCTTCAGGGTGGTTCGGGCAGCTGGCCCTATAATAACAGGGACGGTTGGGCCATGACCAGTTTCTCTACATCTGAAAGCGCGATCCAGGTGCAAGCGGTTCGTTCAGAGATGAGCGCATTCGATGATGAGATGTATTACCAGCAAGCCTTCACAGTGCTTAGTCCGGAAATGATATCGATACTGATGGGACACTTGCGTCAATCCACATCGGGCGCTGAAGGTATTCAAAATCCTCATCCTTTTATATTTACTGATTCAACCGGTCAACATTTCAGTTTTGCGCACAATGGTGACATGGATAAAGATGAGTTAAGGGTGCTTGTCGGCAATGATTGGCTTGAAGATCATCCACCCCAGACTTACGGTGAAGGTCCCTGGGATGGTGATGGTTGGGATGCAGTTGTAGATTCAGAACTATTCTTTTTCTGGATCATGAAAAATATTGAGGAATGGGGCAATATCGAGATCGGGATCCAACAAGCCTTGATCATCCTGGAAAATGAAGCACCTGGTGAGATAAAGAACTTTCTCTTTACTGATGGTGTTGATCTATATGGGTATCGGAGTTCACCTGCAGCAGATATTTGTTATTTTGATGGCAGTAATGAACTGGAGCCACCCTGGTACCTCGAGCTCAGTAATCATCGGGCGATCATGAGTACCCCTCCACCCACAGGCGATCTGGCTCTGATTCCCTGGATCGAACTGTCCAACAAATATCTGGTTATTCTTAAGGCCGATGGCAGTACTGAAGTGCTAGATGTACTGGATCTAAGTGAAATTCCTGAATCCGATAACATTCCGACTCGATCTGAGCTGATCAAAGCCTACCCGAATCCCTTTAATGGGTCAACCATCATTCCGGCACAATTGGATCATACAGGAGATCTGGAATTAGCTATTTACAATACACTGGGGCAGGTCGTATTTCAGACAACCCTGTTTAACGCACAAGCCGGGTCACACCGGTTACGCTGGAAGGGTCAGGATGACCAGGGCAGGCAGGTAGAGTCCGGAACCTATTTCTTTACTGTTTCAGGAAGTCAACAGACCTCAAATGGCAAATTATTACTATTAAAATAG
- a CDS encoding alpha/beta fold hydrolase — MNEFYPAKYEPAVWLPNPHFQTIYASLLMFAPLPAYRREIIDLPDHDVIAADWLDGEEGQPLFILVHGMEGSSESNYARLLMNACHKLGWNGVVLHMRSCGGLLNRRRNFYHAGFYQDIEYFIDELLPRRGISDEQYLAGISLGGSQVAHYLAKGQARKHVKAAAMISTPLDLKASADYMQTGFNRLYVLKFRNSLLKKVQAKADIIGSQDLAGDLAAARSFWDLDNAATAPLHGFRDAAHYYQEMSAIKCLHDIAIPSLYLASRDDPFIPEESMPNGAAQSDMVQSVLTDQGGHVGFVDRSGKSWMVSTVFEYFLRFKIENGKWKMENRK, encoded by the coding sequence ATGAATGAATTTTACCCAGCTAAATATGAACCTGCAGTCTGGCTTCCCAATCCCCATTTTCAAACGATCTATGCTTCCCTGCTGATGTTTGCTCCGCTGCCAGCGTATCGTCGGGAAATAATTGATTTGCCAGATCATGATGTTATCGCAGCGGATTGGCTGGATGGGGAAGAGGGACAGCCGTTATTTATCCTGGTGCATGGGATGGAGGGCAGTTCTGAGAGTAATTATGCGCGTCTGTTGATGAACGCCTGTCACAAACTGGGTTGGAATGGGGTTGTTTTGCACATGCGCAGTTGTGGGGGATTGCTCAACCGTCGCCGAAATTTCTATCATGCCGGGTTTTATCAGGATATTGAATATTTTATCGATGAGTTGCTTCCTCGAAGGGGCATTTCAGATGAGCAGTATCTTGCTGGCATCTCTCTGGGTGGCAGTCAGGTAGCTCATTACCTGGCAAAAGGACAAGCTCGGAAACACGTGAAGGCAGCCGCCATGATCTCCACACCTCTGGATCTGAAAGCCTCTGCTGACTACATGCAGACCGGATTTAATCGCTTGTATGTTCTCAAATTCAGAAATAGTCTTTTAAAAAAGGTTCAGGCTAAGGCGGATATCATTGGGAGCCAGGATCTGGCTGGCGATCTGGCCGCAGCCCGCAGCTTCTGGGATCTTGACAATGCAGCCACTGCGCCATTGCATGGGTTCAGGGATGCAGCCCATTATTATCAGGAGATGAGTGCCATAAAATGTTTGCATGACATTGCAATTCCCTCACTTTATCTGGCTTCCCGGGATGATCCATTTATTCCAGAAGAGTCCATGCCGAATGGAGCCGCGCAGTCAGATATGGTTCAATCAGTTCTAACAGATCAAGGAGGACATGTAGGGTTTGTGGATAGATCAGGAAAATCCTGGATGGTTTCTACTGTTTTTGAGTACTTTTTAAGATTTAAGATAGAAAATGGAAAATGGAAAATGGAAAATAGAAAATAG